A single genomic interval of Argopecten irradians isolate NY chromosome 8, Ai_NY, whole genome shotgun sequence harbors:
- the LOC138328880 gene encoding uncharacterized protein: MSDIEQTKQRIADMQTKLVTKDQTSDRVSQQLEQGRPSVDTQGQISVDKNGHFTNAESFKTLCDMLGVSGINETPQNCQSIKAYNVKDFVMEEPSIREEGITITDNGIKFNRKLRPEVHQLSVEQWGYGSLGILLHMINKDEIKTPEVVQYIEHTQKTLRLFSRYARGSVTLYDKEYREAQCKDGFPWGSPRRDIQDFQLILKPNAGTLHLYQDSPNGRSPASKRQKGPFLPNGKEICRRFNIENCDRVSTNCKLAHNCSLCFSRDHPATKHPVNAESKK, encoded by the coding sequence atGTCGGACATTGAACAGACAAAACAAAGGATCGCTGATATGCAGACCAAATTGGTTACAAAAGACCAGACGTCGGACAGAGTCTCCCAACAACTTGAACAAGGTAGGCCAAGTGTTGATACCCAGGGCCAGATAAGCGTTGACAAAAATGGTCACTTCACTAACGCTGAATCTTTTAAAACACTATGTGATATGTTAGGTGTGTCAGGTATCAACGAAACACCCCAAAACTGTCAGTCAATAAAAGCATACAATGTCAAAGATTTTGTTATGGAAGAACCCTCGATTCGCGAGGAGGGCATTACCATAACGGACAACGGCATAAAATTCAATCGGAAATTACGTCCCGAAGTCCACCAATTGTCCGTAGAACAGTGGGGATATGGTAGCCTGGGAATTTTATTACACATGATCAACAAGGATGAAATAAAGACCCCAGAGGTAGTACAATACATCGAACACACCCAAAAAACATTGCGTTTATTCAGTCGTTATGCCAGGGGTAGTGTCACCttgtatgacaaggaatatcGCGAGGCACAGTGCAAGGACGGCTTCCCTTGGGGTTCTCCACGTCGTGACATTCAGGACTTCCAGTTAATCCTAAAACCTAATGCAGGTACATTACATCTATACCAAGACAGTCCAAATGGACGTTCTCCAGCTTCAAAACGCCAGAAAGGTCCATTCTTACCCAACGGCAAAGAAATTTGTCGACGATTTAACATTGAGAACTGTGACCGTGTTTCGACAAACTGCAAATTAGCTCATAATTGTTCTCTGTGTTTCTCGCGAGACCATCCGGCCACTAAACACCCAGTCAACGCGGAGTCAAAAAAGTAG